The following proteins come from a genomic window of Dysidea avara chromosome 12, odDysAvar1.4, whole genome shotgun sequence:
- the LOC136240726 gene encoding TNF receptor-associated factor 4-like, with product MAMAKANNAQGGYEYQLVDTPLDTLVCKICQSPSREPYLSLCCGHTFCKSCLDGAKKVTATTDACPICRNEEFVTVPNKQVDRAVKDLQVFCTNKEKGCEWQGELNGIIDHLEKSNGCLFEEVMCSNDCGIKLQRQYLSSHIEDECVRRKVECQYCHDGIEKQYIEGKHKEQCPKYPLNCPNQCVARNIPREDINKHREVCPLEEVACSDCKITLQRKHLANHAKTECPHRKVDCQYCHITEEHQFIEGEHKEQCPKFPLPCPNKCEVGTVLREEVEEHVKVCPLEIVPCQYHAVGCEERMPRKDQNKHNKDKMEEHLSFTAHQFTNVQHKLTQRIQNVENNLKVEVDEVVRKLKETENQLAAATKRFYIMFVVEVFLILLVIIAYHNRENFVQIFLDPQ from the coding sequence ATGGCAATGGCCAAAGCCAATAATGCCCAGGGTGGATATGAATATCAGCTTGTGGACACTCCACTAGATACACTTGTATGTAAAATATGCCAGAGTCCAAGTAGAGAGCCTTATCTTAGTCTGTGTTGTGGTCATACATTCTGTAAGTCTTGCCTTGATGGTGCAAAAAAGGTTACTGCTACTACTGATGCTTGTCCAATCTGTCGCAATGAAGAGTTTGTTACTGTTCCTAACAAACAAGTTGATCGAGCTGTAAAGGATCTTCAAGTATTCTGTACTAACAAGGAAAAAGGATGTGAATGGCAGGGTGAATTGAATGGTATTATTGATCACCTTGAAAAAAGTAATGGTTGCCTATTTGAGGAGGTGATGTGTTCCAATGATTGTGGAATAAAATTACAACGGCAGTACTTAAGTAGTCACATTGAGGACGAGTGTGTGCGTCGTAAGGTGGAGTGTCAGTATTGCCATGATGGAATAGAAAAACAATATATTGAGGGGAAACACAAGGAGCAGTGTCCTAAGTATCCTTTAAATTGTCCCAACCAATGTGTAGCTCGTAATATTCCTCGTGAAGATATCAATAAGCATAGAGAGGTGTGTCCCCTAGAAGAGGTTGCCTGTTCGGATTGTAAAATAACTTTACAACGAAAACATCTAGCCAACCATGCCAAGACGGAGTGCCCACATCgtaaggttgactgtcagtaTTGCCACATCACAGAagaacatcagtttattgagggtgaacacaaggaacagtgtcccAAGTTCCCTCTCCCTTGTCCAAACAAGTGTGAAGTCGGTACTGTCCTAAGAGAAGAAGTAGAAGAGCATGTGAAGGTGTGCCCACTAGAAATAGTCCCTTGTCAGTATCATGCAGTGGGTTGTGAGGAGAGGATGCCTCGTAAAGATCAAAATAAACACAACAAGGATAAGATGGAAGAACACTTGTCCTTTACTGCACATCAGTTTACTAATGTGCAACACAAACTTACACAGAGAATACAGAATGTGGAAAACAATCTTAAAGTGGAAGTAGATGAAGTTGTTCGAAAGCTTAAAGAAACAGAGAACCAATTAGCAGCTGCTACTAAGCGATTTTACATAATGTTTGTTGTAGAGGTCTTTCTGATTCTTTTAGTAATTATAGCATATCATAATAGAGAAAATTTTGTGCAGATTTTTTTGGATCCACAGTAA